A single Spiroplasma floricola 23-6 DNA region contains:
- a CDS encoding folate family ECF transporter S component: MNFYLYTNIGAGILIMIIFVSALALENFTFKKISLKHLTVISLFAACSAILTGLTYKIPPIFGNIHIALGDWIIFLLGLIFGPLCGVISAICTDTLMAIVLPSNYGYHAGYMFGKCVLAFFGSLVFLTRGEKRILLKVIVLYTVAYILQSLFLNQIWMMSWKGMAAWLDFISKLIKLPISLPIYISITYLSYLPIRKLLENWNNEFVWCFKSEYLNKNLDY; this comes from the coding sequence ATGAACTTTTATTTATATACAAATATAGGAGCTGGAATTTTAATTATGATAATTTTTGTTTCAGCTCTTGCCTTAGAGAATTTTACATTTAAAAAGATTAGTTTAAAGCACTTAACAGTTATATCTTTATTTGCTGCATGTAGTGCTATATTAACAGGACTTACATATAAAATACCTCCAATATTTGGAAACATTCATATTGCTTTGGGAGACTGAATAATATTTTTATTAGGACTTATTTTTGGTCCTTTGTGTGGAGTTATTTCAGCAATTTGTACAGATACCTTAATGGCAATTGTATTGCCAAGCAATTATGGTTATCATGCTGGATATATGTTTGGAAAGTGTGTTTTAGCGTTTTTTGGTTCGCTTGTATTTTTAACAAGAGGAGAAAAACGAATTTTATTAAAAGTAATTGTTTTGTATACTGTGGCCTATATTCTTCAAAGTCTATTTTTAAATCAAATATGAATGATGTCTTGGAAAGGAATGGCAGCGTGATTGGATTTTATAAGTAAACTTATTAAGTTGCCTATATCTCTGCCAATATACATATCAATAACTTATTTATCTTATTTGCCAATAAGAAAATTATTGGAAAATTGAAATAATGAATTTGTTTGGTGTTTTAAATCCGAGTATTTAAATAAAAATCTAGATTACTAA
- the hprK gene encoding HPr(Ser) kinase/phosphatase has product MSKLYAKKIIESFKLEVVSGENKLNNIIEVYGINRAGLELTGYFEEGEKSHRVIVMSTKEYSYIMNFEESEREKRYEKLFSRNIPMIILTDKFEDNIAIEVGKKTNSLVVRTNTESTSDFTQNVLEFMDDYFAPLTEVHASCINIFGKGVLLIGESGIGKSEITLDLVKTNHLFVGDDRIVITKKSNELYGKSHEILKNLVEVRGIGIVDVSQTNGYQVILEKTKIDLVIELTQFKKNGIDDSERLGNAFVGYNILGVDVPYIKIPVSSGRNIPNIIEAAVAKLKIKQSGLYQDEAQILSERAMKFNDD; this is encoded by the coding sequence ATGAGTAAACTTTATGCAAAAAAAATAATTGAATCCTTTAAATTAGAAGTGGTTTCTGGAGAAAATAAATTAAATAATATAATAGAAGTTTATGGTATAAATAGAGCTGGACTTGAATTAACTGGCTATTTTGAAGAGGGTGAAAAATCACATAGAGTAATTGTTATGTCAACAAAAGAATACTCATATATTATGAATTTCGAAGAAAGTGAAAGAGAAAAAAGATATGAAAAGCTATTTTCAAGAAATATTCCAATGATTATTCTTACTGACAAATTTGAAGATAATATAGCAATTGAAGTTGGTAAAAAAACTAACTCATTAGTTGTTAGAACAAATACTGAATCAACTAGTGATTTTACTCAAAATGTTTTGGAGTTTATGGATGATTATTTTGCTCCTTTAACAGAAGTACATGCCTCTTGTATAAATATTTTTGGTAAGGGTGTTTTATTAATTGGTGAATCAGGAATTGGTAAATCAGAGATTACACTAGACCTAGTTAAAACAAATCACTTATTTGTAGGTGATGATAGAATAGTTATTACAAAAAAATCAAATGAATTATATGGTAAAAGTCATGAAATTTTAAAGAACCTAGTAGAAGTTAGAGGAATTGGAATTGTTGACGTTTCTCAAACAAATGGATATCAAGTTATTTTAGAGAAAACTAAAATAGATTTAGTAATTGAATTAACTCAATTTAAAAAAAATGGAATAGATGATTCAGAAAGATTAGGAAATGCTTTTGTTGGATATAATATTCTGGGTGTTGATGTTCCATATATAAAAATTCCTGTTTCTTCAGGAAGAAATATACCAAATATTATTGAAGCTGCGGTTGCTAAACTAAAAATTAAACAAAGTGGTTTATATCAAGATGAAGCTCAAATTTTAAGCGAAAGAGCAATGAAATTTAATGATGATTAA
- a CDS encoding prolipoprotein diacylglyceryl transferase: MMINFLSNIIWDNGQPIPSDYYDSLKFMYPVLVGIGVFSVIGVSAFKIWKRGIPLKEFVNAIYISLPVGILGASIFGKLGSYGDQWKIYMLLFFWHGGMSIFGGLLCGGTVAFLWFWHKSKVTRVSVYVYADCIVPNILLGQAIGRWGNLFNHEILGRRVDDVSKINWLPDFIWHRLFYLHDLSQPGQPEMTEMQFCEPLFLYESMATLALFILITFVFSNIGKWISKKPWKIDPINFPCKANKTYKSVERDSLDEYPTQIPVKYLIDKDGKVYLSKSWVWKKAYLLYEPKKALVEAEQVKINNQKSIALKAREKYNNMVSKIKQEINSQKAKLDKNKITKNQFKSAKKDIKNNYKNDIKMLKKQKSPLMNFIKRDSKELYNLNNPNNYNVVHCGVLTSIYICGYTFIRFILDPLRNPYELTVKENSILNYLFLTAFLLFGIVLFICSQFIAPKKWREEGWLYEKSY, translated from the coding sequence ATGATGATTAATTTTTTATCAAATATTATTTGAGATAATGGTCAACCAATACCTTCTGATTATTATGATTCTTTAAAATTTATGTATCCTGTTTTAGTAGGAATTGGTGTTTTTTCTGTAATTGGTGTATCTGCTTTTAAAATTTGAAAAAGGGGAATCCCATTAAAAGAATTTGTAAATGCAATTTATATTTCTTTGCCTGTGGGAATTCTTGGTGCAAGTATTTTTGGTAAGTTGGGATCATATGGAGATCAATGAAAAATATATATGCTACTTTTCTTTTGACATGGAGGTATGAGTATTTTTGGAGGACTCTTGTGTGGTGGAACTGTAGCTTTTTTATGGTTTTGACACAAAAGTAAAGTTACAAGAGTTTCTGTATATGTATATGCTGATTGTATAGTTCCAAATATTTTATTAGGTCAAGCAATTGGTAGATGAGGGAATTTATTCAATCACGAAATTTTGGGAAGAAGAGTTGATGATGTAAGCAAAATAAATTGATTACCTGATTTTATTTGACATAGACTTTTTTATCTTCATGATTTGTCTCAACCAGGTCAACCTGAAATGACAGAAATGCAATTTTGTGAACCCTTATTTTTATATGAATCTATGGCAACATTAGCTTTGTTTATTTTAATAACTTTTGTTTTTTCAAATATAGGAAAATGAATTAGTAAAAAACCATGAAAAATAGATCCAATAAACTTTCCTTGTAAAGCTAATAAAACTTATAAATCTGTTGAAAGAGATAGTTTAGATGAATATCCTACTCAAATACCAGTTAAATATTTAATTGACAAAGATGGAAAAGTTTATTTATCAAAAAGTTGAGTTTGAAAAAAAGCATATCTTTTGTATGAACCAAAAAAAGCTTTAGTTGAAGCAGAACAAGTAAAAATAAATAATCAAAAATCTATTGCTTTAAAAGCCAGAGAAAAATATAATAATATGGTAAGCAAAATAAAACAAGAAATAAATAGTCAAAAAGCAAAATTAGATAAAAATAAAATAACAAAAAATCAATTTAAATCAGCTAAAAAAGACATTAAAAATAATTATAAAAATGATATTAAGATGTTAAAAAAACAAAAAAGTCCTTTAATGAATTTTATTAAGAGAGATTCAAAAGAACTTTATAATTTAAATAATCCAAATAATTATAATGTAGTACATTGTGGAGTTTTAACTAGTATTTATATTTGTGGATATACTTTTATAAGATTTATATTAGATCCACTAAGAAATCCATATGAATTAACTGTAAAAGAAAATTCAATTTTAAACTATTTATTCTTAACAGCATTTTTACTTTTTGGAATAGTGTTGTTTATTTGCTCACAGTTTATAGCTCCAAAAAAATGAAGAGAAGAGGGTTGATTATATGAAAAATCATATTAA
- the trxB gene encoding thioredoxin-disulfide reductase: protein MKNHINTDYDLIIAGAGPAGLSAAIYAGRAGLNVLVLEKEAPGGKVIKTGEIENYPGFTNIQGPDLAMHFFEQANAMGAKFEFSGLKDFEKKEIFEIELENGKVLTAKALIIATGTKENLLGVPGEIDLYGKGVSYCAVCDGSFYKDMPVAVVGGGYSAIEESLFLTRFASKVYLIHRSQKFRVDQKSLQKAKTNEKIEFILDTIVEKIEGKDKVSSIKIKNTIKNEESELKVNAIFPFIGHYPVTSFIKQIEVLDEEKHIIGDERMRTKIEGLFVAGDVRNTPFRQIATATADGALAGQNAVNYIENKY, encoded by the coding sequence ATGAAAAATCATATTAATACAGATTATGATTTAATAATTGCAGGTGCAGGACCAGCTGGATTAAGTGCTGCAATTTATGCTGGAAGAGCAGGACTTAATGTTTTAGTTTTGGAAAAGGAAGCACCTGGTGGAAAAGTTATTAAAACTGGAGAAATTGAAAATTATCCAGGTTTTACAAATATACAAGGACCGGATTTAGCAATGCACTTTTTTGAACAAGCAAATGCAATGGGAGCGAAATTTGAATTTTCAGGACTTAAAGATTTTGAAAAAAAAGAAATATTTGAAATTGAATTAGAGAATGGAAAAGTTTTAACTGCAAAAGCATTAATAATAGCAACAGGAACAAAAGAAAATTTACTAGGTGTTCCTGGAGAAATTGATCTATATGGAAAAGGTGTTTCATACTGTGCAGTTTGTGATGGAAGTTTCTATAAAGATATGCCTGTAGCTGTTGTTGGAGGGGGATATAGTGCTATTGAAGAGTCACTATTTTTGACAAGATTTGCATCAAAAGTTTATCTAATTCACAGAAGTCAAAAATTTAGAGTTGATCAAAAATCATTGCAAAAAGCTAAAACAAATGAAAAAATAGAATTTATTTTAGATACAATTGTTGAAAAAATAGAGGGAAAAGATAAAGTTTCATCAATTAAGATTAAAAATACAATTAAAAATGAAGAAAGTGAATTAAAAGTTAATGCAATATTTCCATTTATTGGGCACTATCCAGTAACAAGTTTTATTAAGCAAATTGAAGTATTGGATGAAGAAAAGCACATAATCGGGGATGAAAGAATGAGAACCAAAATTGAGGGCTTATTTGTTGCTGGAGATGTTAGAAATACTCCTTTTAGACAAATAGCAACAGCAACAGCTGATGGGGCATTAGCTGGTCAAAATGCTGTAAACTATATTGAAAATAAGTATTAA
- a CDS encoding prolipoprotein diacylglyceryl transferase family protein → MLFSWIQGDNWKSPTDSQWWTVRDDYGFFHVYAFTMTLGVIFAIAISAIKLYRRGISLTELWIGAAIIVPVSLLGASFFGKLNAEGIGMNANGAGFFGLFAFWEGGMAIHGGVYAGAFVGLIVFYFLGRRTKVSLWVYSDCIIPNILVGQGIGRWGNFFNHEVIGGPVAQWHGKDTDALNWLPYFIKRNMVWEYKGANDSLNGVDLVKGQEYLMSPIFLYESISLIAAWAIITFIIPNIGKWFGKKPWKLHPDKYDIKYPKYKIWRNEVFANHNNKEIEKYKSEINNINDKNYIVKKWKQGKLLSDCNNPEKYMLVRTGVQAGAYFFAWNLVRFILELGRPDDHLFLMYRKELSLVIIGLSMAAGLIVALLAQFVIPYLFRTTGFIYEQEYFYLEDNNKTKNKDKLVISKIEKNKIKEEKIKEKLNKKLGKK, encoded by the coding sequence ATGTTATTTAGTTGAATACAAGGCGATAACTGAAAAAGCCCTACAGATAGTCAATGGTGAACAGTAAGAGACGACTATGGTTTTTTTCATGTATATGCTTTTACTATGACATTAGGTGTAATATTTGCTATTGCTATATCTGCAATTAAATTATATAGAAGAGGAATATCCTTAACAGAACTTTGAATTGGAGCAGCAATAATTGTTCCTGTAAGTTTATTAGGAGCAAGTTTTTTTGGAAAATTAAATGCTGAGGGAATTGGAATGAATGCTAATGGAGCAGGCTTTTTTGGTCTATTTGCTTTTTGAGAAGGTGGAATGGCAATTCACGGAGGAGTTTATGCAGGAGCTTTTGTTGGATTAATAGTATTTTACTTTCTTGGTAGAAGAACAAAAGTATCTCTATGAGTTTATTCAGATTGTATAATTCCAAATATTCTTGTTGGACAAGGAATTGGAAGATGGGGTAATTTCTTCAATCATGAAGTAATAGGTGGGCCAGTTGCACAATGACATGGAAAAGACACAGATGCTTTAAATTGGTTACCTTACTTTATTAAAAGAAATATGGTTTGAGAATATAAAGGTGCAAATGATAGTTTAAATGGAGTAGATTTAGTAAAAGGACAAGAATATCTTATGTCACCGATTTTCCTCTATGAATCAATAAGTTTAATTGCTGCTTGAGCAATAATTACATTTATTATTCCAAATATTGGAAAATGATTTGGCAAAAAACCTTGAAAATTACATCCAGATAAATACGATATAAAATATCCTAAATATAAAATTTGAAGAAATGAAGTTTTTGCAAATCATAATAATAAAGAAATAGAAAAATATAAAAGTGAAATAAATAATATTAATGATAAAAATTACATTGTAAAAAAATGAAAACAAGGAAAATTATTATCAGATTGTAATAACCCCGAAAAATATATGCTCGTAAGAACGGGGGTGCAAGCTGGAGCTTATTTCTTTGCATGGAATTTAGTTAGATTTATTTTAGAATTAGGACGGCCAGATGATCATTTATTCTTAATGTATAGAAAAGAATTATCACTAGTTATAATTGGTTTATCGATGGCAGCAGGTTTAATAGTTGCGCTATTAGCTCAATTTGTTATTCCATATTTATTTAGAACTACTGGATTTATATATGAGCAAGAATATTTCTATTTAGAAGATAACAATAAAACAAAAAACAAAGATAAACTAGTAATTAGTAAAATTGAAAAAAATAAAATTAAAGAAGAAAAAATTAAAGAAAAATTAAATAAGAAGCTTGGTAAGAAATAA
- the whiA gene encoding DNA-binding protein WhiA: MSFAMEVKEEILNHTFTKEQKIMLLSGFIKYNGELIYTSKGAVLKLTNNSNNVIRNIFSMLKTIYDGNIEISIIQIQKLRKNKIYQLMLTDEVIFFLKRYNIYDINSSTKIIEIDLENYDKKIKQELIRAYISGIFIAIGSVNSPETTNYHLELQFKENESSTYITKILKKYNFTFKTTSKKNKFVCYIKKSIAVSDFLKFMDASISVMKFENTRINRDVSNNINRMINIDIYNQQKSSVTGSRQVEVIELIKKNNLMSELSPKAQLLSQIRLENPDASFSELEQLMNEKNVSITKSGISNLFKIIDKIANTIGD; the protein is encoded by the coding sequence ATGTCTTTTGCAATGGAAGTTAAAGAAGAAATTTTAAATCATACATTCACTAAAGAGCAAAAAATTATGCTCTTATCTGGTTTTATTAAATATAACGGAGAATTAATTTACACAAGTAAAGGTGCTGTTTTAAAATTAACAAATAATAGTAATAATGTTATTAGAAATATTTTCTCAATGCTAAAAACAATTTATGATGGAAATATTGAAATATCAATTATTCAAATTCAAAAACTTAGAAAAAATAAAATTTATCAATTAATGTTAACAGATGAAGTTATTTTTTTCTTAAAAAGATATAATATTTATGATATTAATTCAAGCACCAAAATTATTGAAATAGATTTAGAAAATTATGACAAAAAAATAAAACAAGAATTAATACGAGCATATATTTCAGGAATTTTTATAGCTATTGGAAGTGTAAACTCTCCAGAGACTACAAATTATCATTTAGAATTGCAATTCAAAGAAAATGAATCTTCAACTTATATTACAAAAATTCTTAAGAAATATAATTTTACTTTTAAAACAACAAGTAAAAAAAATAAATTTGTTTGTTATATTAAAAAATCTATAGCAGTTTCTGACTTTCTAAAATTCATGGATGCCTCAATTTCTGTTATGAAATTTGAGAATACAAGAATTAATAGAGATGTTAGCAATAACATAAACAGAATGATAAATATTGATATTTATAATCAACAAAAATCTTCTGTAACAGGTTCTAGACAAGTTGAAGTAATAGAACTAATTAAAAAAAATAATCTAATGTCAGAGTTATCGCCAAAGGCGCAATTACTTTCACAAATAAGATTAGAGAATCCAGACGCATCATTTTCTGAATTAGAACAATTAATGAATGAAAAAAATGTATCAATTACAAAGTCTGGAATAAGCAACTTATTTAAAATTATAGATAAGATTGCAAATACAATTGGAGACTAA
- a CDS encoding helix-turn-helix domain-containing protein encodes MKKDIIITFSKNMKRIRVNAQLTQEELSFRSQLHRNYISDSERGKRNISLKSVEKIAKALNVEPIEFFREIEE; translated from the coding sequence ATGAAAAAAGACATTATTATAACATTTAGTAAAAACATGAAAAGAATAAGGGTAAATGCGCAACTAACTCAGGAAGAATTAAGTTTCAGATCTCAATTACATAGAAATTATATTTCAGATTCTGAAAGAGGTAAGAGAAATATATCACTTAAATCTGTTGAGAAAATTGCAAAAGCTTTAAATGTTGAACCAATTGAATTTTTTAGGGAAATAGAAGAATAA
- a CDS encoding rhodanese-like domain-containing protein: MQWLEYVFKFLEKIFKTNAFKAKYKTKGSKKLTHILKSKKWQVIDIRNSLSYNENHLKETINIPVINFNFKYFKVLDKKSKILIIDEDSRSHLSIYKNLKSKGFKAYIFYEGYKKIRNNPEFDELTKVVLY, translated from the coding sequence ATGCAATGACTAGAATATGTATTTAAATTTTTAGAAAAAATCTTTAAAACAAATGCTTTTAAAGCAAAGTATAAAACAAAGGGTAGTAAAAAACTTACTCATATTTTAAAGAGCAAAAAATGACAAGTTATAGATATAAGAAACTCATTATCTTATAATGAAAATCATCTTAAAGAGACAATTAATATTCCAGTTATAAATTTCAATTTTAAATATTTTAAAGTTCTAGATAAAAAAAGCAAAATTCTTATAATTGATGAAGATTCTAGAAGTCACCTTTCTATTTATAAAAATTTAAAAAGTAAAGGATTTAAAGCTTATATTTTTTATGAGGGATACAAAAAAATAAGAAATAATCCAGAATTTGATGAATTAACAAAAGTAGTTTTATATTAA
- the secG gene encoding preprotein translocase subunit SecG: protein MNLLAGTASQQTLANQIILGFEILSLIVAILMIIVGLVQNKSSQTGLSALNGGNDELFSNSKERGMDKTTSIWMFSLGVSLFIITIVIGIITNTVLN from the coding sequence ATGAATTTACTTGCCGGAACTGCATCGCAGCAAACACTTGCAAACCAAATAATCCTAGGTTTTGAAATTCTATCTTTAATTGTCGCAATATTGATGATAATTGTAGGTTTAGTGCAAAATAAAAGTTCACAAACAGGATTAAGTGCTTTAAATGGTGGGAATGATGAATTATTTTCTAACTCAAAAGAGAGAGGAATGGACAAAACAACATCAATTTGAATGTTTAGTTTAGGAGTTTCACTCTTTATAATTACAATTGTAATAGGAATAATTACAAACACTGTACTAAACTAA
- the rnr gene encoding ribonuclease R, which translates to MKNTILSRVKEKEKMHLNDLIKSIKSDYESVTTILKEFQEEHLIGWTKENVIYFIGKTYKIGSIKINDKGFGFVKEFNIEGEDFFVPPNGLNGAISSDEVVFTVQKEKDDRMKAMVEDIVLRTKISLVGEIVKSKDGRFLDFVANEPGFKNYRIVMINSKDYSLKEDLILKVKILNVRDKKLFVRIQKIIGDANKAVDRIFSIAYEYEIKPEFNKLTIDNANEVAKPIDYDDPKIKRRLSNSIVNKNLVTIDGSDSKDLDDAIYVEKTSNGYKLIVAIADVSYYVTPFSPLDSTALFRGNSVYLANKVIPMLPEKLSNGVCSLNPDEEKLCMVAEMDFDLQGNVIKKKVYESIMISKARLTYKEVNELYESGKSNRSKEIIDMLRLSKELHDIIDLSRNKKGSIEFDVAEPKIILDADSNVIEIAKRDRGISEKLIENFMVSANECVATIIYEKKLPFIYRNHDVPKEENLIEWHSILRALGINVKLTDLDKINPKAIKNALLQIEEQIKDPTERDVINVTLLKFMEKAAYELENIGHFGLASECYTHFTSPIRRYSDLIVHRFLKQYLVDKDIREFKLEQNEKFVLKACSIINDTEKQAVSAEREVNKVCMAEYMQSKINQEFEGIIAAVLKFGIFVQLDNCVEGLIHISELPDFSFDEKTSIMVNKQNKIFRLGQKIKIKVKNADVKKRIIDFVLA; encoded by the coding sequence ATGAAAAATACAATACTATCACGGGTAAAAGAAAAGGAAAAAATGCATCTAAATGATTTAATTAAAAGTATTAAATCAGATTATGAAAGTGTAACAACTATATTAAAAGAATTTCAAGAAGAACATTTAATTGGTTGAACAAAAGAAAACGTTATATACTTCATTGGAAAAACATATAAAATAGGGTCTATAAAAATTAATGATAAAGGCTTTGGATTTGTAAAAGAGTTTAATATTGAAGGAGAAGATTTTTTTGTTCCTCCAAATGGATTAAATGGAGCAATTTCATCTGATGAAGTTGTTTTTACAGTTCAAAAAGAAAAAGACGATAGAATGAAAGCTATGGTTGAAGATATAGTTTTGAGAACAAAAATATCATTGGTTGGAGAAATTGTAAAAAGTAAGGATGGAAGATTTTTAGATTTTGTAGCAAATGAACCTGGTTTTAAAAATTATCGAATTGTAATGATAAACTCAAAAGATTATTCATTAAAAGAAGATTTAATTTTAAAGGTAAAAATTCTAAATGTTAGAGATAAAAAGCTATTTGTAAGAATTCAAAAAATTATTGGTGATGCTAATAAAGCTGTTGATAGAATTTTTTCAATTGCTTATGAATATGAAATTAAACCAGAATTTAATAAACTAACAATTGATAATGCAAATGAGGTTGCCAAACCTATTGATTATGATGATCCAAAAATTAAAAGAAGACTTTCAAACTCAATAGTAAATAAAAATTTAGTAACTATTGATGGATCAGATTCTAAAGATTTAGATGATGCAATTTATGTTGAAAAAACATCTAATGGATATAAATTGATAGTAGCTATTGCTGATGTTAGTTATTATGTCACTCCATTTTCACCTTTAGATAGTACTGCCTTATTTAGAGGTAATTCAGTTTATCTTGCCAACAAAGTTATACCAATGCTTCCAGAAAAATTGTCAAATGGTGTTTGTAGTTTAAATCCAGATGAAGAAAAGCTTTGCATGGTAGCTGAAATGGATTTTGATTTACAAGGAAATGTAATAAAGAAAAAAGTTTATGAATCAATTATGATTTCAAAAGCAAGATTAACTTATAAAGAAGTAAATGAACTTTATGAAAGTGGCAAATCAAATAGATCAAAAGAAATAATAGATATGTTAAGGCTCTCAAAAGAACTTCACGACATTATAGATTTATCAAGAAATAAAAAAGGATCAATTGAATTTGATGTTGCAGAGCCAAAAATTATTTTAGATGCTGATTCTAATGTTATTGAAATAGCAAAACGTGATAGAGGAATTAGTGAGAAATTAATAGAAAACTTTATGGTTAGTGCAAATGAATGTGTAGCAACAATAATTTATGAAAAAAAGCTTCCTTTTATTTATAGAAATCATGATGTTCCAAAAGAAGAAAATTTAATTGAATGACATTCAATTTTAAGAGCACTTGGTATAAATGTAAAGTTAACTGATTTGGATAAAATTAATCCAAAAGCAATTAAAAACGCACTTCTTCAAATTGAAGAACAAATAAAAGATCCAACAGAAAGAGATGTAATTAATGTAACTCTTTTAAAATTTATGGAAAAAGCAGCTTATGAATTAGAAAATATAGGTCACTTTGGTTTAGCAAGTGAATGTTATACTCACTTTACAAGTCCAATAAGAAGATATAGTGATTTAATAGTTCATAGATTCTTAAAACAATATTTAGTTGATAAAGACATAAGAGAATTTAAATTAGAACAAAATGAAAAGTTTGTTTTAAAAGCATGTAGTATTATTAATGATACTGAAAAACAAGCTGTGTCTGCTGAAAGAGAAGTTAATAAGGTTTGTATGGCAGAATATATGCAATCAAAAATTAATCAAGAATTTGAAGGCATTATTGCAGCTGTATTAAAATTTGGGATATTTGTTCAGTTAGATAATTGTGTTGAGGGTTTAATTCATATATCAGAACTGCCTGATTTTAGTTTTGATGAAAAAACAAGTATTATGGTAAATAAACAAAACAAGATTTTTAGACTAGGTCAAAAAATAAAAATTAAAGTTAAAAATGCAGATGTTAAAAAAAGAATTATAGATTTTGTGCTTGCTTAA
- the smpB gene encoding SsrA-binding protein SmpB, translated as MGEHLLLKNKKAYFNYEILDTWEAGIVLTGPEIKSIRNKDVSINEAFILIRKGQVEILNMNIKNYEFANHIKHDPTRNRILLLHKNEIKKILKRIQLENLTLIPLKLYLKGNYAKLEIALGKGKRTVDKRETIKQRDIERRLNKIRK; from the coding sequence ATGGGAGAGCATCTTTTATTAAAAAATAAAAAAGCTTATTTTAATTATGAAATATTAGACACATGAGAAGCGGGTATAGTTTTAACTGGTCCAGAAATTAAATCTATAAGAAATAAAGATGTTTCAATTAATGAAGCTTTTATTCTTATAAGAAAAGGACAAGTTGAAATATTAAATATGAATATAAAAAATTATGAGTTTGCAAATCATATTAAGCATGATCCAACTAGAAATAGAATATTGCTTTTGCATAAAAACGAAATAAAAAAAATTTTAAAAAGAATTCAATTGGAAAATCTTACTTTGATACCATTAAAATTATATTTGAAAGGTAATTATGCGAAATTAGAAATTGCTTTAGGAAAAGGAAAAAGAACAGTTGATAAGAGAGAAACAATTAAACAACGAGATATTGAAAGAAGATTAAACAAAATTAGAAAATAA